From the Methanomassiliicoccales archaeon genome, the window GCGGGCGGCAACCCCTGTCCCCCCACGATAGTGGGATTAGGCATAGGAGGCTCGGCAGATCAGGCGGCATACCTATCGAAGAAGGCGCTGCTGCGGCCCTTGGACCGAGAGAATCCCGAGGCAAGCTTAGCGGCGTTGGAAAAGGAGCTCCATCACGCTCTTAACGCTACCGGGATCGGGCCCATGGGCCTGGGAGGAAAGACCACCGTACTCGGGGTAAGGGCGGAGATGTCCCATTGCCACACCGCTAGCCTGCCCGTGGCGGTCAACCTCCAGTGCTGGGCTGCAAGGCGGGCCACGGCGAGGATAATGAAAGATGGTAACGTGGCGTACTCCAAGGAGGGATTCGATTGAAGCTCAAGACTCCCTTGTCAGAGGAGGATGTCAGATCCCTCAAGGCTGGAGATACCGTCACCATCTCTGGCATAATCTATACTGGTAGGGACGAGATGCATCAGCGCGCCTTGGAATATGCGAGAGAGGGAAGACGGCTCCCCTTCGACCTTCAGGGCGCGGCGATATTCCATGCGGGCCCCATAGTAAGGAAGGAAGGGGGCGGATGGAAGGTGGTGGCCGCTGGACCGACCACGAGTTCCCGCCTGGATCCGCTAGAGCCAGAGTTCATCGAGAGATTCGGAGTGAGAGCCATAATCGGCAAGGGGGGCATGTCGCAGCAGACGGTGGAGGCCATGCAGAGGCACGGTTGCGTCTATCTCGCCATGACTGGGGGAGCAGCGGTGTTGGGGGCCGAGGGAATAGTGGAGGTGAAGGATGTGGAGTGGTTGGATTTAGGTATGCCCGAGGCCTTCTGGGCCCTTGAGGTGAGGGGATTTGGTCCCCTGACCGTAGGCATCGACGCGCACGGCCACAGCCTCTATGCCAAGGTGAGGGAGGAAGTGCAGGAAAACCTCCCTCGCGTGAGGGGCATGCTTGGCCTATAGTTCACTTATCCTCGCTCTCCTCCTCTTTGGCCAGCAAATCCGGTTTGCTAGCCCCCTTAGCTTGGACGAAGAGAGAGAAGAACATCAAGAATATGGCCAGGAAAAGCGCCACCACCATCATCGAATGGGTCAGGTCCATCCCTTCTATGAACCCGTCTCCCCCTTGCATTGGTCTTCTCATCATAGGGGCGTCCACTCTCAACTCGGCGAAAGGCTGGAGGGATATCTGCACGCTCTTGTCCCTAAGCCCCTCCTTGGTGAAGACCAAGGTGTAATTGCCTGCTGGTATACCCTCGAAATTGAAGTTGCCATTAGCATCGGTCAGGGACTCTCGCACCAGGGAGCCCTGTGATAAGAGCTGCACCCTTACGCCCGCTTCAGGGGATCCTCCCAAAGAGACCACGCCGAACACCTTGCCAGGCTGGGGCAGAAGAGTGAAGTTCAACCATGACGCCTCCCCTGACCTGATGTAGACGGGATCGAGGGCGAAAGAGGTCCAAAATCCCTGCTTCTCCGCCTTTGCCACATATATGCCCGGTCTCACCCCGCTTATCTCATACCTTCCAAAGGGCGCGGTGCTATTGGCTGAAAAGCTCATCCCCCCTGCTGAGAGCGTGACAGTGGCTGCGGCAAGAGGCGTCTGCCCCATGAAGATAAATCCGAGAAGGGTGCCGTTGAAAGGCCGGAGAGTGAAATCCAGGCCGAAAAGGTCCTGCCCCACGCTTACCATAGTGTATGTTTTGTTGGAGGAATGCAATGGAAGATATGCGCTTATGTTATAAACTCCTACGGCCAAGCTTAGGACGTACTCTCCCGAGGCATTGGTGAAAGCGGTGATCGGTTCTCCCCCCTGCACTGCCTCTGCGGTCACCCTCACGCCCTGAAGAGGATACCCGCGATCATCCCTTATCGTTCCTACCACCAGGATGCCATCTGACGCCATCGCCACAGGTGATGGAAGGAAGACCATTGAGGCCACGAGCAGCAGGACGCATACCACAGGGATACTGAGCCTAGATGCCATATCCTTTTTAAGCTAACCCTTCTATGGTTATTACTTTTTTTCCTCGTAGGGATAGTGTCTTACACATTCGCTTGCTCACGCTTCGCAACAGTAAACGCTTTTTCCTCGGAGTTCACAAAAGCACGCTATTAGGGCTCAGCCCTCCTGCTCTACTGGCTATGTGAGCGAGCATCATCACCTTGAAAGCCAGAAGCTGGGAGCCAAGAAGGAAGCAATCCTCATACCAGGAGCGAAGGCGCCTCTTCTCCAATCGATCCTCCTTTCCTGAGGTCCAATAGACCACCAGATCACCCTCTGCGTCCGTGCCTAGATCGGCTCCCCTTCCCAAATCCAGCAGCCCATCAGGAGAGAGCTCGGGACCCCCGATCTCGGAGACCTTTTTGAGCAGCTGCTCCAGAGCCCTCGCCTCCCCCCTCTCCAGGAAATCTGGGAGTCCCTTGGAAAGCAGCCCTCCCATGCTCTGTAAGGCATGAGAGAAGGAAAGGGCTCTGCCCTTGGCGTCCACTTGTGATTTGGCGTATGGAGTTACGATGCCTGCTCCGAGTGCGAGGAACCAGTTAACACGGAGCAGATTGAGGCGCAGCACCTGATCCAGATCATCCTGCAAAGCCAGAAAAACGAAGGTGGGGCCCAATTTGGCGTTCTGGCGACTGGTCAGTGCGCGGTAGGCGTTGAGGCGATGCTGGGGGCTTTCCCAGAATCTAGGCTCCACCGTCCCCTCCCTCCCCTCCAGGCTTTTAATCATTTGGGTCAGGAGACCTTCATCTAGCTCATCCATGCCATGATGAAGCACATGAGCGAACGCCTCCATCAGCTTCTCATCGCTCCTCCTCACCTCGGCTGTTCTAGCCCCTTGGAAAGTCCGGAAGGCCTTGACACCCAGTCTTTGTGAGGCCTCTAAATCTTCGGGGTCCTCGAGGCATGCCCTCCATTCCCTCCACGGCAACACCGCCTTGCCTTCCACCAGACTGAACCAGTCCTTGCTCATGCTTACATGCTAGCCCTCTCACCCACAATAAAGATGACGCTGCTCTGGGCTGAGGCGTAGCTTCTCAAATCTCTTGATCGCAGACCAAACCACAGGCAGCAAAGTTCTCAGGAAAAAGTAGTAATAGCTAGGTGAGGAATCGAAGGCGAATCGAGTTTCGGCGGATGGTCATGGAAAGGGTCATGCATCGTTACAGCAAGGAGCAAGTATTGGGGCTGATGGAGCCCCTTATCGAGGAGTGGTTCACATCGAAGTTCGAAGACCTGACCGAGCCCCAGGCCTACGCCATACCCATAATCCATAGGCGAGAGAGCGTCCTGGTATCCAGCCCCACCGGCTCGGGGAAGACCATGACCGCCTTCCTGAGCATAATCAACGAGCTTTTCAAATATGCCAAGGCGGGGAAGCTGGAGGAGAAGATCTATTGCGTGTACGTCTCGCCCCTTAAGGCGCTGGCCAACGACATCAACCGCAACTTGGAGCAGCCTCTGCAGGAGATAGCGGAGCTGGCCCGCAGGGAGCATGCTGACATGCCTAACATCCGCGTGGGGGTTCGCACAGGGGACACCTCCCAAGCAGAGCGGCAGAGGATGCTGAAGCGCCCTCCTCACATACTGATCACCACGCCTGAGTCCCTGGCCCTGGCGCTGGCAGCCCCCAAGTTCAGGGAGAAATTCACTGGCGTGGAGTATGTTATATTGGATGAGATTCACGAGGTCTGCGATTCCAAGCGAGGGGCGTTCCTCTCGCTCACCTTGGAAAGGTTGCAGGAGCTGTGCGGCAAAGGCGTCACTCGCATCGGCCTTTCGGCCACGCTTGCCCCTATCGAGGAGATAGCGCAATTCCTGGCAGGATATGAGGACGGCAGGCCCAGGGAGGTGAAGCTGGTGGAGGTGAGGACCAGGAAGAACCTGGACCTCAAGGTGCTATGCCCCGCCGAGGACATGACCTCCTTGTCCTATGAGATCACCAACTCCAAGATGTACGACATGCTCAAGGAGATGATCGACCAGCATCAAAGCACCATCGTTTTCACCAACACCCGCTCGGGGACGGAGAATGTGGTGTACAAGCTGAAGGAAAGAGGGCTGGAGAGCGTGGAAGCGCATCATGGATCCCTTTCCAAGGAGACCCGCCTGGATGTGGAGGAGCGACTTAAGTCAGGGCAATTGAAGTGCGTGGTATCCTCCACCTCCCTAGAGCTAGGGATAGACATCGGCTTCGTGGACCTGGTTTGCCAGATAGGCTCCCCCAAATCAGTGGCCAAGGGCATGCAGCGGGTGGGCCGCAGCGGGCACTCGCAGGGCAAAACCTCGAAAGGGCGCATGATCGTGTTCGACAAGGACGATCTGGTGGAATGCGCCGTGCTCTGCCGCGCGGCGCATCGCGCCAACATAGACCGCGTATCCATACCGGAGAATTGCCTGGATGTGCTAGCGCAGTCCTTGGTAGGGATGAGCATAGAGAAACGATGGGAGGCGGAGGAGGCTTATCGCTTGGTGCAGCGCTCTTACTGCTATCGCCACCTTCCTAAAGAGACCTTCCTGAACGTGCTGAGGTACCTGAGCTCCAAAGAAAGCTTCGAAGGCGTGTATTCCAAGATTTGGTACGATGAAGAGGAGGGCCGATTCGGCAAGAAGAAGGGCGGCCGCATGATCTACTTCCTCAACCTCGGCACCATACCCGAAGAGGCGAATTACAAGGTGGTGAACGAGCGTGGGGTTTTCATCGGCGACCTCTCCGAGAAATTCGTGGAGCGCCTGAGCCCTGGGGACGTCTTCGTCCTGGGGGGCCGCACCTATGAATTCCTCAGGCTGAAAGGCATGAGAGCCTTTGTCAGGTCCGCTTCCGGCCGTAAGCCCACAGTCCCTTCCTGGACAGGAGAGATGCTGCCACGTTCCTTCGATCTGAGCATGGAGGTGGCCAAGTTCCGCCGCGAGCTCTCCTCCCGCTTGGACGAGCCGGAGGAACAACTCATCCGGTGGCTGGTGGATGATTTCGACATCGATGTGGGCAGCGCTCGCTCCATCCTCTCCTACTTCAAGGAGCAGAGGTCGGCGGTAGGCCTGATACCTGACGATCGAACTTTGGCTGTGGAGGGATACCTGGACAAGGCTGGGGGACATAATATCATATTCCATTTCCCCTTCGGTCGAAGGGTCAACGATGCCCTCTCGCGCGCTTATGCCTTCCAGCTCACGAACAAGCTGGGTTGCAATGTGAGTGTGAGCGTGGTGGACGACGCCTTCATGATAAGCATACCCAAGCGCGTCAAGTTGAGCGAGCTGGAAGGGCTGGTGCCCAGCCAAGCATTGGAAGGGATCCTGCGCAAGGCGGTGCGGGACTCGGAGCTCTTTAAGCAGCGTTTCCGTCATACCGCCGCCCGCTCCTTCATGATCCTGCGCAACTACAAGGGAAAGGAGGTCTCAGTCAACCGTCAGCAGGTCCGATCAGGCTACCTGCTTGATTACCTGTCAAGCCTCCCAGGGGTGCCGGTCATCGAGGAGACCTACCGCGAGATTTTGGAGGACGTTATGGATCTGGCCAATGCCAAGAAGGTACTTTCCTGGCTGGAGTCGGGGGAAATACGATTGGCCACCTTGGACTTCTCCCCTTCCCCCTCCCCCTTCGCGCATAATGTGGTGCTAGCTGGCATTTCCGACATCGTCCTGATGGAGGACCGATCCTCGCTCCTGCGCGAGCTGCATCGCAAAGTCCTCTCCAAGGTCATGGAAGGGGAGCTGGACCGTTTCGAGTTCGAGGAGGACGCGGTGTCCGATTACTTCCGCAAGAAGCGCGGCCGAATGGAATCGAAGGAAGAGCTGCCTAAACTCTTGAGAAGGCTTGGGCCTATGCACATCTTCAAGGAGAAGGGCAGGAGCATCTATCCCTATTCCTCGGCCTCGAAGGAGCAAGTGGACGCCTGGGCCGCCGAGCTTCTGAGCGAAGGGAGGATCGCCTCGGTATACTTGGATGACGTGGTCTTCGTGGCCGCCGAGGACCTGCCCGCCTATTCCTCCCTTTTCCGCCGCGATCGCGCCCTCAACGATACTGACCTCGCTATCCTCGAAGCCTTGCGAAAGCCCCAGAGCGCCACGGAACTAGCGGAAGAAGTAGGCATGGACGTTGATAAGGTGGTGCGCTCCCTGCACGCCTTGGAGGTAACGCAGCGGGTAGGCAGGCAGTCCTACCATAACGGCCGATGGAGGTATATGCGCCGGGAGCCTCCCCACTATGACCGTAAGAGGGCGCTGACAGAAGCCATCGTGACCTATCTGGGAGCCTACGGCCCTTCCACCGCAGAAGAGGTGGCCTTCGCATTGGGGCAAGATGAGGCGGAAGTTAGGAGAGAACTATCGGCCTTGGTGGCAGAGGAAGTGCTGGATGAGGGGCATTTCATCATCTCCGAAGGCATACAATATATGCTCAAGCTGGACCGTCTGCGCCTACGTCAGGGGAGCTCCCAGGCCTTCGACTCTCGCACCGTCGATGCCTTCCGGCGCAGCAAGCTAGCCGGTCCCTTCTCCGACGAGGTGGAGTGCCTCAGGCGCCTGGGGCCCACAGGATTGCTGTTGGACATCTACCGTCGCGTGCTAGACTTTGATAAGAAGCGCTGGGAGCGGTTGCGCTCCTCAGGCAGGGTGCTGCTGGGCCGATTCTTGCGGGGGAGGGTGCGCTATATATTGGCAGAGGACGCGCCCTTATACGTCAGTGCTTATCGCCAAAGCGGTCTGACCTCCTTTGACCAGAGGGTATTGGAGGTGCTCTCATCCTACGGAGGGCTGAGCCTGAGGCAGCTGGTCTCGGAGATGGGGGCGGAAAGGGAAGAGGTCAAGGATTCGTTAGATCGTCTTGATAGGAACATGTATGTAATACGAAAATACGAGGAGGGCGAGGACTGGTCGCGAGAGAACGTGTATCTACCATTACAGGTTGAAGAATACCGGGGGGATGCCAGGCTGGAGATGGTGCGCCGCTTCCTTGCCGCCTATGGTCCTGTTCCCTTCCAGGCCATAACTGCCTATACCTCCTTCTCCCCCGATGAGGTGCGCTCCTGTCTCCTCAGGCTGCGGGCGGAGAGCATAGTGGTAGGGGATGCTCGCGTGGAGGAGTTCCTGCTGCCTCAGGACATGGAGCCTTTGCGCTCCTTCAGACCTAGGGAAGAAGGGACCAAGGTCGTTTCCTTGTACGATCCTGAGGTGCAGCCCCTGTGGGCTGAGATAGCCTCCCGATTCGGGGAGGGCTGGATCTTCCCCGTTCTGTCTGAGGGAAGGTTGGTAGGAGCAGTGGAGAGGTGGAACATGAGCGGCTGCGTCGAGGTGCGCTCCCTGGATCTCGACGACCCAGGAATGCTACCCCAGGCACTGAAGGCGCTGGATGAGGTGATGGAGTTCGATCGCATGCAAGGATATGACATCGTGCGTGTGAGGGAGGTCCTGGGGAAATCCGTGCCTGAGCTTCCGCCTGCCACAGCACAAGCGCTGGAGAGCGCGGGATATGTGCGCATAGGGGACCTGTATGCCAAAGGCCGTTTGGTGGCGCGCGTCTTGAGTAAAAGCGAGATAATCTCCTATCTCTTCGCCAGGCAGAGACTGAGCGGTCGCAAATATGACAACGTCCTCACCGCCGTGAAGCGCATGGGGGGAGTGAGGGGAGATTGGGAGAGCTATCTTCGATGCCAAGTCAGGGTGCCAATAAAGAAGCTGCATGAGCAGGGGCATGTGGTGAAGGTCATGGCCATCCCCGAGTTCTCCACCTTCACCACCATGGAGCACGCCTCCCTCTACCGTGATGCCAAGGGGGTGGAGATGGATCAGGACATGCGTGCGGTGATGAGCATAGCCGAGGACCACAGCTCCATCTCGCGACGCAAGCTCTTCGACCTCTCCCCGCTGGGGGAGAGGCGTACTCACGACGCCGTACGCCGCCTATACCTGGGCAGCTGCCTCTGCCTGGACGGTGCCAATCGCTTCAAGGCGGTCCCTTCCGGGGGTCGTGAGCCGAGAGAGGCTAGGAAGCAAGTGATCCGCCTGCTCTTCGATAACTTCGGACTGATGAGCGCCGAGGACCTGGCGCGTCTGATAAAGTTCGAGATCAGCATGAGGGAACTGCGCTCCATCTTAGCGGAATTGGAGGATGACGGGGTCCTGGTCAAAGGCTTCCTGGTGCAGGGGGAGGATTCGGTTAATTGGATGCTGGCCAAGGACGTGGACAAGGAATTCCCTGAGCCCAAGGGCCATATCGTGCTCTCCCCCCTTGACAGGCTTTCCTATTTCCTTGCACCCCAGATTAAGGAGCGCTTCGGCTCCCTATGTTATGTCATCTTCTCAGGATCGCACATGACTGGAGGCTTCATGGCCAAGAAGAAGGGCAATGACCTTTATGTCTCGGAGGTAATGGGAGGGCAGGAGGCCAAGGCGGCTATGAAAGCTTACGTGAGGTTGATGGGGATGACCATAAGGGAAGGGGAGACAGATGAGCAAGAGGAATGGGAGCTGCAGGAGTTCTACGACCGCACCCATCCCGGCTAGATCACCTTTCCTTGTCCAGTATCAATTGGGCCACCTTGCGGCCGGACAGTAGCATTCCTCCGAATATCGGTCCCATGCGCGGCGCTCCCATGACGGCATTGCAGGCCATGCCTGTGATATAGAGGCCTGGATACACTTCCACAGTGTTCTCTACGGTCATTTGCTCTCCTACCTCGGCCCACATGCTCTTCTCCCCCTCGATACGACCTGTAGGCGTGTTCAGCCTGCCCACCTTGCGCTGCACCACATTCACCACCTCAGCCGGATGGCCAGTACCATCAATCACGTACCTCGATCGCACCGCTATGGGGTCCACATGCAAGCCTGCGACCTCCACTGCCGAGGAGTTTATGACCACCCCACAGACCCGGTCCTGGCGGATGACTACATCCTCCACCGTAATGGTGTTGAAGAGGCGTGCGCCGGCGTCGATGGCGCTGGAGATGAGCTTGGCGCTGGCCTCCACCGAGTCGGCGGTGTAATAGCCATCTCCTCCCCCTTCCAATCTTACATGGATCTCATCAAGCAATGGTTTCGACTCCTCCTGAACCACGATCACGGGGAAAGTAAGGCCTCCACCCCACATGCCTCCACCGGGAGTGAGCTTGCGCTCGAAAATCACCACCCTCAATCCTCCTTTCGCCAGATACCGTGCCGCCGTCAAGGAGGCAGGGCCGGCACCGGCGATTACCACATCCACGTCCAGGCTGGAAAGGAATTCTCGGGCGTAGCGCTCTATGATCTTGCGCGAAACCATCACTTCGTCTATGGGCATTTTCAGCTCACTTCCTCAGGCAATGCTCGATGTGGGATTTAGGGATGGCGTAAACTATCGTGAAATATATAGATTGTTGCAAAAGCGCTTCTGGAAAGCGACACTCCCTTCCCTTCACTGGTTAAGCAACGAAAATATACGCTCAGCGTCTGCCTTTCGCCCTACCTTTAAATAGGATTCATAGGCCTGGCGCAACATCGAGGCACGCTCTTCTGCATCACCTGTCATGAGACCCAGCTCCTCATAGATGGAAGCCATCGCAATCACGTCCCCAGAAACGGTGGCATAATGCAGTGCCTCACGCATCTCCATCAAAGCACGTTCGCACTGTCTAGCCTTCCTTGCCAACAAGCCTAGGCGAAAATGGACCACCGCCATGCCATGCGCATCCCCTATGGGTAGGAGCTTTCTCCTTACTGTCTCAAGAGCATCCATGGCCTTTAGCACATGCCCTTCCTCTTCCAGGATCATTGCCCTCTCGATTCTCGCCTTGCATGCCATCTGCACGTCGCCCCGCTTTTCCGCCAATGCCTCAAGTTCAAGAGCCTCGTCCTCTGCTTCTCTCAGCCTCTCGCCCTCTCGCAACATCTTTACCAGGGCCCATCTCACCTGACACTCGAATCTCAGGGCCGCCGACCTCTTTCCCCAGGGCGTCCTACGCATCCGCTCTAATAGCAGGCGGCGAAGCAGATCGATGCCTTCTCCCTCTCTATCTAGTTCTGCTAGCAGTTTAGCGCGTTCTACCGCTGCTTGCCAACTATCCTCCATCATCCCTATCCTGAGAAATGCTGACTCTGACTCCTCCAATCTACGCCAAGCCTCCTCCGCTCTCCCTTGCGCTCGTAACAGAGCGGCGAGATTCCGCAGCGCCTGTCCCTCGCCTGCCATGTCTTCCGCCTGGTGCGCCGCCGCTATCGAATCCCGAAATAGAGGCTCCGCTCGGGAAGGGGAACCCCTGTCCCATTCCACCATGGCCAAATTATTCAGGGCTGCCGACAATACATGTCCATCCTGGATTTCCTCAGCTATCTCCCTCGCCTTTTCAAAGAGGTCTCTCGCCTCCTCCAAATCTCCTTTGCGTCTGTATGCTGCCCCTAGGCTCATCAGCTCTCTGGCCTCCCCCGCGCGATCCCCTAATGAACGGTAGAGGCCGAGGGCACGTTCATGGGCTTCGAGAGACTGCGTCCATCTCCTTAAATCCATTTGGATCCTAGCCTTGCGCTCTAATGCCTTGGCCTTTCTGATATCAGATAAGCTCACATTGAGGAGGGCCTCGTCATAAACGCTCAATGCTTGCTCCTCTCGGCCCAGCTCCTCTAGGGCCAAGGCGAGACACATCAACATCTCGAATTGCAGGTCAGTCATCCCTTCCCATCCCCTTAAGGTCTGCAATATCGCTTCCATCTCCTCAGGGAACATATAGGCCAATCTCTCTCCCTCACCGCAGATCACTTTTCTCACGAGGTCGATATCCTTCGCTTTCACCGCGTGGTATAGCCCTTCCAGTCGTTTCTCTGCATCCTCACCGCTGAGGTAGAATCTCGCCGCAGCGGCATGCAATTCTTTGCTCCTTTCTCCACTGATGTGGGTGCGAAAATGTGAGAGCAACAGGTCATGGCTATAAACTCCTTCCTCGTTCTCTATGAGAAATCCCTTTTTCCTCAGCCCCTGCAACGCAACCCGCTGCTTTTGGCTCAATGCCGCCAAGGGAAGAGGTCGGCGATGCACCGAGATCGCTTCCATCGCTTCGAGCTCATCCTCATTCAATGAGGATGTCATCTCCTGATCGAGAAAGGCAATAGCTTCTCCCACACCCTTTGATTCGCCGCTCGAGGATAAGATACTGATGAGGAGCGGATGCCCTTTGCTCTGCTTGATGATCGCCTCCACATTCTCCGCCTTCTTGGATAGGGCCATCTGCCTGGCGGCATTATCGTCCAACCCTACCAGATCAATCCTGGCACAATCAGGTCGTCCCACGGGATACCAATCTGGGATAACCTTGGATATCAGTATTAGCTTGGCCCCTTCCGCGGCCCTGACCGCCTCCAAAATAAAGTTCATGAGGAGAAGCATGGATCCTCTGGCCTTCTGCGCGTCATCCAAGAATAGAATTAATCGGCTTAGAGACAAATCCTTTACCAACTCGGGGTAGGACTCTTTGATCGAAAGCCCTTCCTTGCTGCGCATGGCTAGCCCCAGCGCTCCCGAGGCGACTAAGATCTCGCGGAGTTCTTGAATCAGTCTATCCTCTGACTCCCACTCATGAATTGTATGCCATAGTTGAGGCGCATTGCCGATATTCTCCTCGAATATTTGAGAGGCCAATGCACTCTTGCCAATTCCTGGCAATCCGGTTATTAGGATTGTTTTCACCCTTTCAACATTCAATAGAGTTAACAGCTCTTCCTTCTCCCGTCCTCTTCCGTATAGAACCTCTACCCTAGGCCTGCCGTGAGATATGGAGGGCATCAGGTTATCCTTCCTACCAATCGTAGTTAGCAGGAAGGATTCGCTCAGCACATCACATCGGCAAGCAGCGTCGAGCAGATCGAACAAGCCGATGGCTTTGCCACCTCGGCTCACAATTTGCATGACCTCCTCCAGAGTCGCCTCCCTTCTCTCCTCCCCACTCTCGAACGAGATCCTCATTTGCTGCAGATCCTTTGCAATGGAGTTCGCTGTGTCTCTCCCTTTGGCTGTTAGAAAGTAGGCCTTTCTTCTCTTCTTTGCGCCTTTAAAATGGGCTAATTTCTCCATGACCAGCCCCTCATCGATAAGCGGGGCCAAAGCCCTAGACACGTTATGCACCTGAGTTCGGAGCCGCCTAGCGATGCCCTCTTGACTAGCCCAGATGGGTATCTCAATCTCATCCCGATAACGGTCCATCTCCATCAGATGCAATAAGAGCCTCTCACGTTGGGAGAGATGGATTCGTGGCATTGATGACGCATAAAGATATCAACAAAAATCACTTTTCGTTAAAAAAAGATGTGACTTTTGATAAAACTACTGCAAAAAAGCACACTTCCTTTATTACCTTCTGTAAGGACTATAGCGGCAAGAGGTGATGCAATGGACCTCAATGGCAGAAAAGTCAGCGGATTGATGTTAGCCCTTATCCTTATGGTTGGGGCGTGCACCATTCCTGTAGGCGTCGCAGCGGAACAAGCCGACTTATATGATCAGATCACTATCGAGGATGGTCCTACAGAGCTTCTAGGAGGAGGGAATCATTTCCTAGTTCGTTT encodes:
- a CDS encoding FumA C-terminus/TtdB family hydratase beta subunit, which gives rise to MKLKTPLSEEDVRSLKAGDTVTISGIIYTGRDEMHQRALEYAREGRRLPFDLQGAAIFHAGPIVRKEGGGWKVVAAGPTTSSRLDPLEPEFIERFGVRAIIGKGGMSQQTVEAMQRHGCVYLAMTGGAAVLGAEGIVEVKDVEWLDLGMPEAFWALEVRGFGPLTVGIDAHGHSLYAKVREEVQENLPRVRGMLGL
- a CDS encoding carboxypeptidase-like regulatory domain-containing protein, which translates into the protein MASRLSIPVVCVLLLVASMVFLPSPVAMASDGILVVGTIRDDRGYPLQGVRVTAEAVQGGEPITAFTNASGEYVLSLAVGVYNISAYLPLHSSNKTYTMVSVGQDLFGLDFTLRPFNGTLLGFIFMGQTPLAAATVTLSAGGMSFSANSTAPFGRYEISGVRPGIYVAKAEKQGFWTSFALDPVYIRSGEASWLNFTLLPQPGKVFGVVSLGGSPEAGVRVQLLSQGSLVRESLTDANGNFNFEGIPAGNYTLVFTKEGLRDKSVQISLQPFAELRVDAPMMRRPMQGGDGFIEGMDLTHSMMVVALFLAIFLMFFSLFVQAKGASKPDLLAKEEESEDK
- a CDS encoding ATP-dependent helicase codes for the protein MERVMHRYSKEQVLGLMEPLIEEWFTSKFEDLTEPQAYAIPIIHRRESVLVSSPTGSGKTMTAFLSIINELFKYAKAGKLEEKIYCVYVSPLKALANDINRNLEQPLQEIAELARREHADMPNIRVGVRTGDTSQAERQRMLKRPPHILITTPESLALALAAPKFREKFTGVEYVILDEIHEVCDSKRGAFLSLTLERLQELCGKGVTRIGLSATLAPIEEIAQFLAGYEDGRPREVKLVEVRTRKNLDLKVLCPAEDMTSLSYEITNSKMYDMLKEMIDQHQSTIVFTNTRSGTENVVYKLKERGLESVEAHHGSLSKETRLDVEERLKSGQLKCVVSSTSLELGIDIGFVDLVCQIGSPKSVAKGMQRVGRSGHSQGKTSKGRMIVFDKDDLVECAVLCRAAHRANIDRVSIPENCLDVLAQSLVGMSIEKRWEAEEAYRLVQRSYCYRHLPKETFLNVLRYLSSKESFEGVYSKIWYDEEEGRFGKKKGGRMIYFLNLGTIPEEANYKVVNERGVFIGDLSEKFVERLSPGDVFVLGGRTYEFLRLKGMRAFVRSASGRKPTVPSWTGEMLPRSFDLSMEVAKFRRELSSRLDEPEEQLIRWLVDDFDIDVGSARSILSYFKEQRSAVGLIPDDRTLAVEGYLDKAGGHNIIFHFPFGRRVNDALSRAYAFQLTNKLGCNVSVSVVDDAFMISIPKRVKLSELEGLVPSQALEGILRKAVRDSELFKQRFRHTAARSFMILRNYKGKEVSVNRQQVRSGYLLDYLSSLPGVPVIEETYREILEDVMDLANAKKVLSWLESGEIRLATLDFSPSPSPFAHNVVLAGISDIVLMEDRSSLLRELHRKVLSKVMEGELDRFEFEEDAVSDYFRKKRGRMESKEELPKLLRRLGPMHIFKEKGRSIYPYSSASKEQVDAWAAELLSEGRIASVYLDDVVFVAAEDLPAYSSLFRRDRALNDTDLAILEALRKPQSATELAEEVGMDVDKVVRSLHALEVTQRVGRQSYHNGRWRYMRREPPHYDRKRALTEAIVTYLGAYGPSTAEEVAFALGQDEAEVRRELSALVAEEVLDEGHFIISEGIQYMLKLDRLRLRQGSSQAFDSRTVDAFRRSKLAGPFSDEVECLRRLGPTGLLLDIYRRVLDFDKKRWERLRSSGRVLLGRFLRGRVRYILAEDAPLYVSAYRQSGLTSFDQRVLEVLSSYGGLSLRQLVSEMGAEREEVKDSLDRLDRNMYVIRKYEEGEDWSRENVYLPLQVEEYRGDARLEMVRRFLAAYGPVPFQAITAYTSFSPDEVRSCLLRLRAESIVVGDARVEEFLLPQDMEPLRSFRPREEGTKVVSLYDPEVQPLWAEIASRFGEGWIFPVLSEGRLVGAVERWNMSGCVEVRSLDLDDPGMLPQALKALDEVMEFDRMQGYDIVRVREVLGKSVPELPPATAQALESAGYVRIGDLYAKGRLVARVLSKSEIISYLFARQRLSGRKYDNVLTAVKRMGGVRGDWESYLRCQVRVPIKKLHEQGHVVKVMAIPEFSTFTTMEHASLYRDAKGVEMDQDMRAVMSIAEDHSSISRRKLFDLSPLGERRTHDAVRRLYLGSCLCLDGANRFKAVPSGGREPREARKQVIRLLFDNFGLMSAEDLARLIKFEISMRELRSILAELEDDGVLVKGFLVQGEDSVNWMLAKDVDKEFPEPKGHIVLSPLDRLSYFLAPQIKERFGSLCYVIFSGSHMTGGFMAKKKGNDLYVSEVMGGQEAKAAMKAYVRLMGMTIREGETDEQEEWELQEFYDRTHPG
- a CDS encoding sulfide-dependent adenosine diphosphate thiazole synthase, translated to MPIDEVMVSRKIIERYAREFLSSLDVDVVIAGAGPASLTAARYLAKGGLRVVIFERKLTPGGGMWGGGLTFPVIVVQEESKPLLDEIHVRLEGGGDGYYTADSVEASAKLISSAIDAGARLFNTITVEDVVIRQDRVCGVVINSSAVEVAGLHVDPIAVRSRYVIDGTGHPAEVVNVVQRKVGRLNTPTGRIEGEKSMWAEVGEQMTVENTVEVYPGLYITGMACNAVMGAPRMGPIFGGMLLSGRKVAQLILDKER